In Arachis hypogaea cultivar Tifrunner chromosome 2, arahy.Tifrunner.gnm2.J5K5, whole genome shotgun sequence, a genomic segment contains:
- the LOC112721485 gene encoding uncharacterized protein, translating into MDDRVILKIYCYGQILLETYEGVQFVCQNPVDVVIPFTLSLDELKGVICEKIHSERSGRISCILYRYPLPVFGGFVHFQTKYVTDEASIQEIFSMYIENRRRISCIELYIEFEQSEVDRNIEVEDYDSGSDEDFESNYEIVGPGENEDGADGPMNPDMAEVANALANSHPFQEPSFMRSLDLEAMNAAEFPQYMNAELPVVADGEFTVGMEFSSREEVIKAMKDYTIRRGVDYRVYESEPTTFYAKCTHYGKGCDWLIRVTKMQKKYCWEIRRYNGSHTCTRSTISQDHSKLDSKTVAEAIKPLVEVDPSLKVKSVIAEVQSKFNYTISYRKAWLAKQKAVESIFGGWEASYEALPLWFEAMCHKEPSAVVHFETMDAYQGDDLVPDIRVLHRVFWSYYPCIRAFRHCKPVVQVDGTHLYGKYKSCLLVAVSQDGNNNIVPIAFAIVEGETSDAWYFFLSKLRQHVVTRDGVGLISDRHDSIRSAIDRSNGAWSPPRAFHMFCIRHIESNFLRKFKAPYLQKLIVNIGYSRTIREYQMRYERLKERGEAYTNWLDRIPREQYALAFDGGYRWGHMTTNLVECINSVLKGARNLPVTALVKATFYRLNELFTRKRAEAEARINAGHVFSEMVTSKLHANQRASGNIQVSCFDREHEVFEVREMPNGVEYAVDLRQQRCDCGEFQVD; encoded by the exons ATGGATGATAgagttatattaaaaatttattgttatgGACAGATTTTGTTAGAAACATATGAGGGAGTTCAATTTGTATGTCAAAATCCAGTAGATGTTGTTATTCCGTTCACATTGTCATTGGATGAATTgaaaggtgtgatttgtgagaagatacaTTCAGAAAGATCAGGAAGAATATCGTGTATTTTGTACAGGTATCCTTTACCTGTGTTTGGTGGATTCGTCCATTTTCAGACGAAATACGTGACAGATGAAGCGAGTATACAGGaaatattttcaatgtatattgagaATCGCCGGCGAATATCGTGCATCGAGTTGTATATTGAGTTCGAGCAATCTGAAGTGGACCGAAATATTGAAGTCGAAGATTATGATAGTGGTAGCGACGAGGATTTTGAAAGTAACTATGAGATCGTTGGTCCAGGTGAAAACGAAGATGGAGCTGACGGCCCCATGAACCCAGATATGGCGGAGGTTGCTAATGCACTAGCAAACTCGCATCCGTTTCAGGAGCCTTCTTTCATGCGGTCGTTGGATTTGGAAGCGATGAATGCAGCTGAGTTTCCGCAATATATGAATGCAG AGCTTCCTGTTGTGGCCGACGGTGAATTTACAGTGGGGATGGAATTCAGTTCAAGGGAGGAAGTAATCAAGGCAATGAAAGACTATACCATCCGTAGAGGGGTAGACTATCGGGTTTATGAGTCGGAACCGACGACATTCTATGCTAAATGTACACATTATGGCAAAGGTTGTGATTGGCTGATCAGGGTTACGAAAATGCAGAAGAAGTACTGCTGGGagataaggaggtacaatggTAGTCACACTTGTACCCGGTCGACAATTTCTCAAGACCATTCGAAACTGGACTCCAAGACAGTTGCAGAAGCAATTAAGCCGTTGGTAGAGGTTGACCCATCTTTGAAGGTGAAATCAGTCATTGCGGAAGTGCAGTCGAAGTTTAACTATACCATCAGCTATAGGAAAGCTTGGTTAGCAAAGCAGAAGGCGGTTGAGTCAATTTTCGGAGGTTGGGAGGCATCGTATGAAGCTTTACCcttatggtttgaggccatgtgtcacaagGAGCCGTCAGCAGTGGTTCACTTTGAAACAATGGATGCCTACCAGGGGGATGACTTGGTTCCTGATATCCGTGTACTACATAgagtcttctggagttattacccttgtATTAGGGCCTTCAGACATTGCAAGCCAGTAGTGCAGGTGGACGGGACTCATTTGTATGGTAAATAcaagagttgtttgttggttgcaGTCTCACAAGATGGTAATAACAACATcgtgcctattgcatttgccATAGTGGAGGGGGAGACCTCTGATGCATGGTACTTTTTTCTAAGTAAACTTCGTCAACATGTGGTCACACGTGATGGTGTCGGACTTATCTCTGATCGACACGATTCTATCAGGTCAGCTATTGATCGGAGTAATGGGGCTTGGTCTCCTCCCAGAGCTTTCCATATGTTCTGTATCCGGCATATTGAGTCGAATTTCTTGAGGAAGTTCAAGGCACCGTACTTGCAGAAGCTCATCGTCAATATCG GGTATTCAAGGACGATACGGGAGTACCAGATGCGCTATGAACGATTAAAAGAACGGGGTGAGGCTTACACCAACTGGCTTGACCGCATCCCACGTGAGCAGTATGCTTTGGCATTCGATGGTGGATACAGATGGGGACATATGACCACCAATCTTGTGGAGTGCATCAACTCCGTTctgaagggtgcacgcaatctcCCGGTCACTGCGCTTGTTAAGGCTACATTTTACAGATTAAATGAGTTGTTCACTAGGAAAAGAGCCGAGGCTGAGGCTCGAATTAATGCTGGACATGTGTTCTCTGAGATGGTCACCTCGAAGCTGCATGCAAACCAGCGAGCATCGGGAAACATACAGGTGAGCTGTTTTGACAGAGAACATGAAGTCTTCGAAGTTCGTGAGATGCCTAATGGGGTTGAGTATGCAGTTGACCTACGCCAACAGCGGTGCGACTGTGGTGAATTCCAGGTTGACTGA
- the LOC112736791 gene encoding protein TIME FOR COFFEE isoform X1, giving the protein MREEVYSWRELENRRDQPWRLPPPPATVSTDAVGTEPSLSGSPQWFYCSFFAEEGVNKRGRSKRLRSSQSRREEGDEHSTEESVGNEQDDDIVQQDAGATATGSVNTTSSFAASDQILRRSFVPPPTLKVTDEMIGVAVPRKARSASVKRSNENCVSASGGGGDRNFRQQSNSPVEPASPSSSSVSGKKKMKAIGDSSETLKSQSSDIEIEIAELLYGLRTSKKNDTSSSKDADKKKVDECNSSHALVPCNSTTAELVSVQTEQSASVHCHGGNAVVNESGSSEAPNDVIGEDKNSGAGSGVFTDGRSASPVREKPKWLTELDVEKQNSASTKVVPTVPGTSGQRVGKFEIDLMAPPPVMPSPEGDDLSKGDVIPETKPWALNLEKKREDSSAKVEDMEKTFKREKTADETEEAKKVTLRERCDVLKHDLEKPNNVNDTSPSIKLEEQNSNKEKYTRLSNPKVEKTAQYSSMPLSTAGLGHPNNLSSVGCTMPSETVFKMDKATGSSTKFEHVKEVPSQPQPKRCATHHYIARNIFLHQQFTKMNALLAPSIGSASLCGTKPNNPSAESLVIGKQSQKHHAVQGKGSSTTSDSSLTAVKSSNNANATDSTQRMQLMLQQGSHPGSTSNLVHAPAYLLPPGQHQASVAAATSQAGLNSTTGALSYKSHSSGARSLATSSTLPAVAASMSFSYPNFSTSDTPYVTIVQNNGYSFPYSTSLAGANAAIRGANPAQAPQILNGTCYSSQSIHPPQHPQQHPHSQVLVPPSYPNPSTSSSSSSYKQSQGAQFNGNSILTSPPMQSQQSQKQHASLSHHLKHETEVNRDNASSVVNRKSYPQKNVHGHNFTIPAQPVNLSFRPSVISDNVGGNSRNISDKQQQQQASKGGVETTPSQAFAISFGAYNGTNVPSNLNFSAVGQNPVIFHSLPDISWQGYQAASTPHSTQQRPYSITEGKSGGSSSHQEDEKKITHGKSSTNYGPTTLVFDNSSKNVNFMFSPSNGNWPNCTVASSSVTSVSSTAITSAPLSSNASSSQEPSLLHLQKQYGIQQSQQQPAMATWYKAPSTNINSATKFANDIPVFTQTQSKSSTQASNSRSSGRTMDSHLHHAPVITSNAPNLKSYSQEQGRISQGRMQISFGGDYTTPLPPQGQLISNNRPVSTTVAGTPPNGGNVKPNPEGRKVSSSMNTSSVNTSQSQQTDNSSARSGKKSSPVCGRNVPSILSSCPSQLSELKY; this is encoded by the exons ATGAGAGAAGAAGTATACTCATGGAGAGAACTAGAGAATCGAAGAGATCAGCCATGGCGTCTTCCACCGCCGCCGGCAACGGTTTCCACAGACGCAGTAGGCACCGAACCATCGCTCTCAGGGAGTCCTCAG TGGTTTTACTGTTCGTTTTTCGCAGAGGAAGGTGTGAACAAGAGAGGGAGGAGCAAGAGATTGAGAAGCTCTCAATCGCGCAGGGAGGAAGGCGACGAGCACAGCACCGAAGAGAGCGTCGGAAACGAGCAGGACGACGACATAGTACAGCAAGACGCCGGAGCTACTGCGACAGGTTCCGTCAATACGACGTCGTCGTTCGCCGCCTCCGATCAAATTCTTCGCCGGAGCTTCGTTCCGCCGCCGACGCTAAAGGTCACGGACGAGATGATCGGCGTCGCGGTTCCGAGGAAAGCTCGTTCAG CATCTGTGAAAAGATCGAACGAAAATTGTGTCTCTGCAAGCGGCGGCGGCGGCGACCGGAATTTCCGGCAACAGTCGAATTCTCCGGTTGAGCCagcatctccttcttcttcgagTGTTTCTGGGAAGAAAAAGATG AAAGCGATTGGTGATTCTTCTGAGACATTGAAATCGCAATCATCAGATATTGAGATTGAAATAGCTGAGCTTCTTTACGGTTTGAGGACTTCCAAGAAAAACGACACGTCGTCTTCTAAGGATGCAG ATAAAAAGAAAGTGGACGAGTGCAACAGTTCTCATGCTTTAGTACCTTGTAATTCAACAACAGCAGAGTTGGTTAGTGTTCAAACTGAGCAATCTGCAAGTGTTCATTGTCACGGTGGTAATGCAGTTGTTAACGAAAGTGGATCATCAGAGGCTCCAAATGATGTCATAGGGGAAGATAAGAATTCAGGTGCCGGAAGTGGTGTTTTCACTGATGGAAGATCAGCCTCCCCTGTGAGGGAAAAGCCGAAGTGGCTCACCGAGCTGGATGTTGAGAAACAGAATTCAGCTTCAACTAAAGT GGTACCTACTGTTCCGGGGACCAGTGGCCAAAGAGTAGGCAAGTTTGAGATTGATCTGATG GCTCCTCCTCCTGTGATGCCATCCCCTGAAGGAGATGACTTATCAAAGGGTGATGTCATACCAGAGACTAAACCTTGGGCACTGAATTTGGAAAAG AAGAGAGAAGATAGCAGTGCGAAGGTTGAAGACATGGAAAAAACATTTAAGAGAGAAAAAACTGCAGATGAAACAGAAGAGGCAAAAAAGGTCACACTTAGAGAAAGATGTGATGTGCTAAAACATGATTTGGAGAAGCCAAACAATGTTAATGATACAAGTCCAAGCATTAAGTTAGAAGAGCAGAATAGTAATAAGGAAAAATATACTAGATTATCAAATCCCAAAGTTGAGAAAActg CTCAATATAGCTCAATGCCTCTATCAACTGCTGGATTGGGTCATCCAAACAATCTCTCTTCCGTTGG ATGCACAATGCCTTCAGAGACAGTTTTTAAGATGGACAAAGCCACAGGATCATCGACAAAGTTTGAG CATGTGAAGGAAGTTCCTTCTCAGCCACAACCAAAGAGATGTGCAACCCATCATTACATTGCTCGTAACATCTTCTTACACCAGCAGTTCACAAAGATGAACGCCCTTTTGGCACCATCTATTGGCTCTGCTTCGCTGTGTGGCACAAAGCCCAACAATCCCTCGGCAGAAAGTTTGGTTATTGGGAAGCAATCTCAGAAACACCATGCAGTACAGGGGAAAGGGTCATCTACCACAAGTGATTCTAGTCTTACGGCAGTTAAAAGTTCTAATAATGCCAATGCAACGGATTCAACACAAAGGATGCAGCTCATGCTCCAGCAAGGTTCACATCCTGGCTCAACTAGCAATCTAGTG CATGCTCCTGCTTATTTACTTCCTCCGGGTCAGCATCAGGCATCAGTAGCAGCAGCTACAAGTCAGGCAGGTTTAAATTCCACCACCGGTGCTTTGTCATATAAGTCCCATAGTTCAGGTGCTAGATCTCTTGCTACCTCTTCAACTTTGCCAGCGGTAGCAGCTTCAATGAGCtttagctacccaaatttttcaaCCAGTGATACTCCGTATGTGACAATAGTTCAAAATAATGGTTACTCATTCCCGTATTCGACCTCATTGGCTGGGGCTAATGCAGCAATCAGAGGTGCAAACCCTGCACAGGCACCACAAATACTCAATGGGACTTGCTACTCTTCTCAATCAATTCATCCtcctcagcatccacaacagcaCCCTCATTCACAAGTACTGGTTCCACCAAGTTATCCCAATCCAAGCACATCGAGCAGTTCATCATCATATAAGCAGTCACAGGGTGCACAGTTTAATGGCAATAGCATTTTGACCTCTCCACCTATGCAATCACAACAGTCACAAAAGCAACACGCCTCGCTGTCCCACCATCTCAAGCATGAAACTGAGGTTAACAGAGACAATGCCTCATCTGTTGTGAATCGAAAATCTTACCCACAAAAGAACGTGCATGGACACAACTTCACAATTCCAGCTCAGCCAGTGAACTTATCTTTCCGGCCATCTGTAATTTCAGACAATGTTGGTGGAAACAGTCGGAATATCAGTGACAAGCAACAACAGCAACAGGCTTCTAAAGGCGGAGTGGAGACTACACCATCTCAAGCATTTGCAATATCATTTGGTGCATATAATGGGACAAACGTTCCTTCAAACCTTAACTTCTCAGCTGTGGGACAGAACCCCGTGATATTTCATAGCCTGCCTGATATTTCATGGCAAGGATATCAAGCTGCAAGCACACCTCATTCTACTCAGCAAAGGCCTTATTCAATAACTGAAGGGAAGAGTGGAGGTAGTTCTTCCCATCAAGAAGATGAGAAGAAAATCACTCATGGAAAATCATCAACCAATTATGGACCAACAACTCTTGTTTTTGATAATTCATCAAAGAATGTTAACTTTATGTTTTCTCCTTCAAACGGAAACTGGCCTAATTGCACTGTTGCTTCAAGTTCAGTAACAAGTGTGTCTTCAACTGCAATAACAAGTGCGCCTCTTTCTAGTAATGCCTCAAGTTCTCAAGAGCCATCATTGCTTCACCTTCAGAAGCAGTATGGTATTCAACAGTCACAGCAGCAGCCTGCTATGGCTACTTGGTATAAAGCACCATCCACCAATATCAATTCGGCTACAAAGTTTGCCAATGATATCCCTGTTTTCACACAAACTCAAAGCAAAAGTTCTACCCAAGCTTCTAACTCTAGGAGCTCAGGAAGAACCATGGATTCTCATCTTCATCATGCACCTGTTATAACATCTAATGCTCCAAACCTCAAAAGTTATTCTCAGGAGCAAGGAAGAATTTCACAGGGTCGTATGCAAATTTCATTTGGGGGAGATTACACAACCCCCCTGCCACCGCAAGGGCAACTAATCAGTAACAACCGACCTGTGTCTACAACAGTTGCAGGCACTCCACCTAATGGGGGCAATGTGAAGCCAAATCCAGAGGGAAGGAAAGTTAGTTCATCGATGAACACTTCATCGGTGAACACTTCTCAATCGCAACAAACTGATAATTCTTCTGCTAGGAGTGGTAAAAAATCTTCTCCAGTTTGTGGGAGAAATGTTCCTTCAATTTTAAGCTCATGCCCCAGCCAACTATCTGAGCTAAAGTATTAA
- the LOC112736791 gene encoding protein TIME FOR COFFEE isoform X2 produces MERTRESKRSAMASSTAAGNGFHRRSRHRTIALRESSEEGVNKRGRSKRLRSSQSRREEGDEHSTEESVGNEQDDDIVQQDAGATATGSVNTTSSFAASDQILRRSFVPPPTLKVTDEMIGVAVPRKARSASVKRSNENCVSASGGGGDRNFRQQSNSPVEPASPSSSSVSGKKKMKAIGDSSETLKSQSSDIEIEIAELLYGLRTSKKNDTSSSKDADKKKVDECNSSHALVPCNSTTAELVSVQTEQSASVHCHGGNAVVNESGSSEAPNDVIGEDKNSGAGSGVFTDGRSASPVREKPKWLTELDVEKQNSASTKVVPTVPGTSGQRVGKFEIDLMAPPPVMPSPEGDDLSKGDVIPETKPWALNLEKKREDSSAKVEDMEKTFKREKTADETEEAKKVTLRERCDVLKHDLEKPNNVNDTSPSIKLEEQNSNKEKYTRLSNPKVEKTAQYSSMPLSTAGLGHPNNLSSVGCTMPSETVFKMDKATGSSTKFEHVKEVPSQPQPKRCATHHYIARNIFLHQQFTKMNALLAPSIGSASLCGTKPNNPSAESLVIGKQSQKHHAVQGKGSSTTSDSSLTAVKSSNNANATDSTQRMQLMLQQGSHPGSTSNLVHAPAYLLPPGQHQASVAAATSQAGLNSTTGALSYKSHSSGARSLATSSTLPAVAASMSFSYPNFSTSDTPYVTIVQNNGYSFPYSTSLAGANAAIRGANPAQAPQILNGTCYSSQSIHPPQHPQQHPHSQVLVPPSYPNPSTSSSSSSYKQSQGAQFNGNSILTSPPMQSQQSQKQHASLSHHLKHETEVNRDNASSVVNRKSYPQKNVHGHNFTIPAQPVNLSFRPSVISDNVGGNSRNISDKQQQQQASKGGVETTPSQAFAISFGAYNGTNVPSNLNFSAVGQNPVIFHSLPDISWQGYQAASTPHSTQQRPYSITEGKSGGSSSHQEDEKKITHGKSSTNYGPTTLVFDNSSKNVNFMFSPSNGNWPNCTVASSSVTSVSSTAITSAPLSSNASSSQEPSLLHLQKQYGIQQSQQQPAMATWYKAPSTNINSATKFANDIPVFTQTQSKSSTQASNSRSSGRTMDSHLHHAPVITSNAPNLKSYSQEQGRISQGRMQISFGGDYTTPLPPQGQLISNNRPVSTTVAGTPPNGGNVKPNPEGRKVSSSMNTSSVNTSQSQQTDNSSARSGKKSSPVCGRNVPSILSSCPSQLSELKY; encoded by the exons ATGGAGAGAACTAGAGAATCGAAGAGATCAGCCATGGCGTCTTCCACCGCCGCCGGCAACGGTTTCCACAGACGCAGTAGGCACCGAACCATCGCTCTCAGGGAGTCCTCAG AGGAAGGTGTGAACAAGAGAGGGAGGAGCAAGAGATTGAGAAGCTCTCAATCGCGCAGGGAGGAAGGCGACGAGCACAGCACCGAAGAGAGCGTCGGAAACGAGCAGGACGACGACATAGTACAGCAAGACGCCGGAGCTACTGCGACAGGTTCCGTCAATACGACGTCGTCGTTCGCCGCCTCCGATCAAATTCTTCGCCGGAGCTTCGTTCCGCCGCCGACGCTAAAGGTCACGGACGAGATGATCGGCGTCGCGGTTCCGAGGAAAGCTCGTTCAG CATCTGTGAAAAGATCGAACGAAAATTGTGTCTCTGCAAGCGGCGGCGGCGGCGACCGGAATTTCCGGCAACAGTCGAATTCTCCGGTTGAGCCagcatctccttcttcttcgagTGTTTCTGGGAAGAAAAAGATG AAAGCGATTGGTGATTCTTCTGAGACATTGAAATCGCAATCATCAGATATTGAGATTGAAATAGCTGAGCTTCTTTACGGTTTGAGGACTTCCAAGAAAAACGACACGTCGTCTTCTAAGGATGCAG ATAAAAAGAAAGTGGACGAGTGCAACAGTTCTCATGCTTTAGTACCTTGTAATTCAACAACAGCAGAGTTGGTTAGTGTTCAAACTGAGCAATCTGCAAGTGTTCATTGTCACGGTGGTAATGCAGTTGTTAACGAAAGTGGATCATCAGAGGCTCCAAATGATGTCATAGGGGAAGATAAGAATTCAGGTGCCGGAAGTGGTGTTTTCACTGATGGAAGATCAGCCTCCCCTGTGAGGGAAAAGCCGAAGTGGCTCACCGAGCTGGATGTTGAGAAACAGAATTCAGCTTCAACTAAAGT GGTACCTACTGTTCCGGGGACCAGTGGCCAAAGAGTAGGCAAGTTTGAGATTGATCTGATG GCTCCTCCTCCTGTGATGCCATCCCCTGAAGGAGATGACTTATCAAAGGGTGATGTCATACCAGAGACTAAACCTTGGGCACTGAATTTGGAAAAG AAGAGAGAAGATAGCAGTGCGAAGGTTGAAGACATGGAAAAAACATTTAAGAGAGAAAAAACTGCAGATGAAACAGAAGAGGCAAAAAAGGTCACACTTAGAGAAAGATGTGATGTGCTAAAACATGATTTGGAGAAGCCAAACAATGTTAATGATACAAGTCCAAGCATTAAGTTAGAAGAGCAGAATAGTAATAAGGAAAAATATACTAGATTATCAAATCCCAAAGTTGAGAAAActg CTCAATATAGCTCAATGCCTCTATCAACTGCTGGATTGGGTCATCCAAACAATCTCTCTTCCGTTGG ATGCACAATGCCTTCAGAGACAGTTTTTAAGATGGACAAAGCCACAGGATCATCGACAAAGTTTGAG CATGTGAAGGAAGTTCCTTCTCAGCCACAACCAAAGAGATGTGCAACCCATCATTACATTGCTCGTAACATCTTCTTACACCAGCAGTTCACAAAGATGAACGCCCTTTTGGCACCATCTATTGGCTCTGCTTCGCTGTGTGGCACAAAGCCCAACAATCCCTCGGCAGAAAGTTTGGTTATTGGGAAGCAATCTCAGAAACACCATGCAGTACAGGGGAAAGGGTCATCTACCACAAGTGATTCTAGTCTTACGGCAGTTAAAAGTTCTAATAATGCCAATGCAACGGATTCAACACAAAGGATGCAGCTCATGCTCCAGCAAGGTTCACATCCTGGCTCAACTAGCAATCTAGTG CATGCTCCTGCTTATTTACTTCCTCCGGGTCAGCATCAGGCATCAGTAGCAGCAGCTACAAGTCAGGCAGGTTTAAATTCCACCACCGGTGCTTTGTCATATAAGTCCCATAGTTCAGGTGCTAGATCTCTTGCTACCTCTTCAACTTTGCCAGCGGTAGCAGCTTCAATGAGCtttagctacccaaatttttcaaCCAGTGATACTCCGTATGTGACAATAGTTCAAAATAATGGTTACTCATTCCCGTATTCGACCTCATTGGCTGGGGCTAATGCAGCAATCAGAGGTGCAAACCCTGCACAGGCACCACAAATACTCAATGGGACTTGCTACTCTTCTCAATCAATTCATCCtcctcagcatccacaacagcaCCCTCATTCACAAGTACTGGTTCCACCAAGTTATCCCAATCCAAGCACATCGAGCAGTTCATCATCATATAAGCAGTCACAGGGTGCACAGTTTAATGGCAATAGCATTTTGACCTCTCCACCTATGCAATCACAACAGTCACAAAAGCAACACGCCTCGCTGTCCCACCATCTCAAGCATGAAACTGAGGTTAACAGAGACAATGCCTCATCTGTTGTGAATCGAAAATCTTACCCACAAAAGAACGTGCATGGACACAACTTCACAATTCCAGCTCAGCCAGTGAACTTATCTTTCCGGCCATCTGTAATTTCAGACAATGTTGGTGGAAACAGTCGGAATATCAGTGACAAGCAACAACAGCAACAGGCTTCTAAAGGCGGAGTGGAGACTACACCATCTCAAGCATTTGCAATATCATTTGGTGCATATAATGGGACAAACGTTCCTTCAAACCTTAACTTCTCAGCTGTGGGACAGAACCCCGTGATATTTCATAGCCTGCCTGATATTTCATGGCAAGGATATCAAGCTGCAAGCACACCTCATTCTACTCAGCAAAGGCCTTATTCAATAACTGAAGGGAAGAGTGGAGGTAGTTCTTCCCATCAAGAAGATGAGAAGAAAATCACTCATGGAAAATCATCAACCAATTATGGACCAACAACTCTTGTTTTTGATAATTCATCAAAGAATGTTAACTTTATGTTTTCTCCTTCAAACGGAAACTGGCCTAATTGCACTGTTGCTTCAAGTTCAGTAACAAGTGTGTCTTCAACTGCAATAACAAGTGCGCCTCTTTCTAGTAATGCCTCAAGTTCTCAAGAGCCATCATTGCTTCACCTTCAGAAGCAGTATGGTATTCAACAGTCACAGCAGCAGCCTGCTATGGCTACTTGGTATAAAGCACCATCCACCAATATCAATTCGGCTACAAAGTTTGCCAATGATATCCCTGTTTTCACACAAACTCAAAGCAAAAGTTCTACCCAAGCTTCTAACTCTAGGAGCTCAGGAAGAACCATGGATTCTCATCTTCATCATGCACCTGTTATAACATCTAATGCTCCAAACCTCAAAAGTTATTCTCAGGAGCAAGGAAGAATTTCACAGGGTCGTATGCAAATTTCATTTGGGGGAGATTACACAACCCCCCTGCCACCGCAAGGGCAACTAATCAGTAACAACCGACCTGTGTCTACAACAGTTGCAGGCACTCCACCTAATGGGGGCAATGTGAAGCCAAATCCAGAGGGAAGGAAAGTTAGTTCATCGATGAACACTTCATCGGTGAACACTTCTCAATCGCAACAAACTGATAATTCTTCTGCTAGGAGTGGTAAAAAATCTTCTCCAGTTTGTGGGAGAAATGTTCCTTCAATTTTAAGCTCATGCCCCAGCCAACTATCTGAGCTAAAGTATTAA